One region of Duncaniella freteri genomic DNA includes:
- a CDS encoding DUF1896 family protein, with the protein MLESDRSLTDFNFYYSYLLNYLQSNRYQVDPEHPQIITNSIAALETFEDARRYGAEVEDAEELAIQTLFTNIGESEYDIVSGLILDNFGDTIDLDSEVAVEYWTTQVMTDIPDLFDGFDRQAIGVDALEMEQKETEIVGKIVIYLTDNGLQ; encoded by the coding sequence ATGTTAGAATCAGACCGAAGCCTTACAGACTTCAATTTCTATTATTCCTATCTGTTGAACTATCTCCAGTCCAACAGGTATCAGGTTGACCCTGAACACCCGCAGATAATCACCAACTCCATCGCGGCACTTGAAACATTCGAGGACGCACGCCGTTACGGCGCGGAAGTGGAGGATGCTGAGGAGCTGGCAATTCAGACACTTTTCACCAATATAGGAGAGTCGGAGTATGACATCGTTTCCGGACTCATACTTGACAACTTCGGTGACACTATCGACCTTGACAGCGAGGTTGCGGTGGAATACTGGACAACTCAGGTGATGACCGACATTCCCGACCTGTTTGACGGGTTTGACCGTCAGGCTATAGGCGTGGACGCTCTCGAAATGGAGCAGAAAGAGACAGAAATTGTAGGCAAAATCGTAATATATCTTACCGACAATGGCTTACAATAA
- a CDS encoding tyrosine-type recombinase/integrase, giving the protein MDIFNLNEKVEGLVSYLQETGYSAMYIGYVKKMAEWLSENANHYKWQSFSDVEPTLKELWSNKYTYRNKVRLLRVICQYIENGLLPDGCKHYSKPHHYELLGAEYKDVTDMAFNMVDRRCKFSINVKYALSSFFFRLQEMGVYSFESITEDAVLEVFSKDIKPKMGHSLKYSVEYGLKACLPHYGKSVERIIAYLPSIPNMRKNIQYLTEQELTAIRHTLEHDSTISLQDKAIITLAMYTGLRGCDISALTLDSFDWEHDLIKITQAKTGQPLTLPLRAVVGNAVFDYLLKERPRSPEPYVFLTVQVPYRRLHTSNLDAICSKVMCKAGIRQGENERKSLHLFRHNVATALLQGGVQQPVISATLGHASPDSLDRYLSAEFKRLKECSLSIEYFPVGKGVFDV; this is encoded by the coding sequence ATGGACATATTTAATCTGAATGAAAAAGTCGAGGGGCTTGTTTCTTATTTACAAGAAACCGGTTATTCAGCCATGTACATAGGCTATGTGAAGAAAATGGCTGAGTGGCTATCGGAAAATGCTAACCATTATAAATGGCAGAGTTTCTCCGACGTTGAACCGACATTAAAAGAATTGTGGTCCAACAAGTATACCTACAGGAACAAGGTACGCCTGTTGCGTGTAATCTGCCAATACATTGAGAATGGATTATTACCCGATGGTTGCAAACACTACAGCAAGCCTCACCACTATGAGTTGCTCGGCGCAGAATACAAGGATGTAACGGACATGGCTTTCAACATGGTAGACAGACGTTGCAAATTTTCAATAAATGTGAAGTATGCGCTATCTTCGTTCTTCTTCCGGCTACAGGAAATGGGAGTGTACTCATTCGAATCAATAACAGAAGATGCGGTATTAGAAGTGTTTTCCAAAGACATAAAACCGAAAATGGGCCATTCGCTCAAATATTCGGTGGAATATGGGCTGAAAGCCTGTTTGCCTCACTATGGCAAATCCGTTGAACGTATAATCGCATACCTGCCGTCCATACCCAATATGCGGAAAAACATTCAATACCTTACGGAGCAAGAACTGACTGCTATCAGGCATACTTTAGAACACGATAGCACAATATCTCTACAGGACAAAGCCATCATAACCTTGGCCATGTACACGGGATTGCGTGGATGTGACATCTCTGCACTCACGCTTGACAGCTTCGATTGGGAACACGACCTGATAAAAATCACTCAGGCAAAGACGGGACAGCCCCTGACATTGCCACTCCGTGCCGTGGTAGGAAACGCTGTATTTGATTACCTGCTCAAAGAACGTCCCCGAAGCCCGGAACCATATGTTTTTCTCACAGTACAGGTGCCATACAGAAGGCTTCATACAAGCAATCTCGATGCTATATGCTCAAAAGTCATGTGCAAAGCAGGAATAAGACAAGGTGAAAATGAGAGAAAGAGTCTGCATCTGTTCCGCCACAATGTGGCAACGGCCCTGTTACAGGGCGGTGTGCAGCAACCTGTCATAAGTGCCACCCTCGGTCATGCGTCCCCGGATTCTCTCGACCGCTACCTTAGTGCGGAATTCAAGAGGCTGAAGGAATGTTCATTGAGCATAGAATACTTTCCCGTAGGAAAGGGGGTGTTTGACGTATGA
- a CDS encoding tyrosine-type recombinase/integrase has protein sequence MKTISFLSNAIEGYVKYRKASGRNSHSYVKNVILFDHFCAREYPGQTELTQEIVDRWCRQRPTECTNSCVSRVYPVLDFIKYMNKRGMTKIDLPQVPRSVPRTYTPHPFTHYELKRFFDACDNIKPRRGRLAAIQRMTLPVFFRLLYSSGIRTTEAILLERDDVNLENGVVSIKRGKGYDQHYVVLHDTMLPLMRTYDGKIDGLIPNRRVFFPTPDDKPHPPVWVTYHFRVLWQSCNSSRAIPYELRHNYAIENINSWTHQGFAVHDKLLALSKSMGHRQIESTLAYYSLTPAISDIMACTDNEISQQLTQDDYEKED, from the coding sequence ATGAAAACTATTTCATTCCTATCCAACGCTATAGAAGGGTATGTAAAATACCGCAAGGCTTCCGGGCGTAACAGCCATAGCTATGTCAAGAACGTAATACTGTTCGATCATTTTTGCGCAAGGGAATATCCGGGACAAACTGAGCTTACCCAAGAAATCGTGGACAGATGGTGCAGGCAACGTCCGACTGAATGCACAAACTCCTGCGTGTCACGTGTCTATCCTGTCTTAGACTTCATCAAGTACATGAACAAGCGTGGAATGACGAAAATTGACTTGCCGCAAGTGCCAAGGTCTGTGCCGAGGACTTATACGCCGCATCCTTTTACACACTATGAATTGAAACGCTTCTTTGACGCTTGCGACAACATAAAGCCAAGGCGTGGCAGACTCGCGGCCATCCAGCGCATGACACTGCCGGTGTTCTTCCGTTTACTGTACAGTTCAGGAATAAGGACAACCGAGGCCATCCTGCTGGAACGCGATGACGTAAACCTTGAAAATGGCGTGGTATCCATCAAACGTGGCAAAGGGTATGACCAGCATTATGTAGTCCTCCATGACACAATGTTGCCCCTGATGCGTACTTATGACGGAAAAATAGATGGGCTGATTCCGAACCGTAGGGTGTTTTTCCCGACACCGGATGACAAGCCGCACCCTCCTGTATGGGTAACGTACCACTTCAGGGTGCTGTGGCAAAGCTGCAATTCATCCCGCGCAATCCCATACGAACTAAGGCACAACTACGCCATAGAGAACATAAACAGCTGGACACACCAAGGATTTGCCGTACATGACAAATTACTGGCTCTAAGCAAGAGTATGGGGCACAGGCAAATAGAAAGTACATTGGCTTACTACTCTTTGACTCCGGCGATTTCGGACATAATGGCGTGTACCGACAATGAAATCAGCCAACAATTAACGCAAGACGATTATGAAAAAGAAGATTAA
- a CDS encoding tyrosine-type recombinase/integrase has product MKKKINPQAMQIAACLHDWLEHHVPSIKACSRHTLRNYHVSMTLYAEFLRTVKGITPETLNADCFCKKNIEEWIVWMKKVRNCSPATCNVRLSALRAFLKYLSDNDISFVSVFLQAENVPNEKTPKRKVIGLSKLAVDTLLSMPNQRTAIGFRDYTLLLLLYSTAVRINELLTLKICNITMDCAKPHIIVIGKGRKRRPIPLLAKPVQYLKKYLTEYHPNPGDAEALLFSSKSRGIYTPMSAENVNKMLKRYAKMAHGKCSDVPLDIHAHQFRHAKASHWLENGMNIAQISYLLGHENIQTTMVYLDITTEQEEKALETLEDENQRCVGKKWKSAKGKMELEVFLGLHK; this is encoded by the coding sequence ATGAAAAAGAAGATTAACCCACAGGCCATGCAGATTGCCGCGTGCCTGCATGACTGGCTTGAACACCATGTGCCTTCCATCAAGGCGTGCAGCCGACATACCCTAAGAAACTACCATGTTTCCATGACGCTTTATGCAGAGTTCCTCAGAACGGTAAAAGGCATAACGCCCGAAACGTTGAATGCTGATTGCTTTTGCAAGAAAAACATTGAGGAGTGGATTGTTTGGATGAAAAAAGTCCGTAACTGTAGCCCGGCAACCTGCAATGTGAGATTGTCCGCCTTGCGCGCTTTTCTGAAATACCTATCAGATAATGACATATCATTCGTTTCAGTGTTCCTGCAGGCGGAGAATGTGCCGAATGAAAAAACTCCAAAAAGGAAAGTGATCGGGCTCAGCAAGTTGGCTGTTGACACGCTTTTATCCATGCCAAACCAAAGAACCGCCATTGGTTTTCGTGATTACACGCTTCTGCTTCTTCTGTATTCGACTGCCGTGCGCATCAATGAGCTTTTGACGCTGAAGATTTGCAATATTACCATGGACTGCGCAAAGCCTCACATAATTGTCATAGGAAAAGGACGAAAGAGACGCCCAATACCTCTTCTGGCAAAGCCTGTTCAATATTTGAAGAAATACCTTACCGAGTATCATCCTAATCCTGGCGATGCTGAAGCATTACTCTTCAGTTCAAAAAGCAGAGGTATATACACACCCATGTCTGCGGAAAATGTTAATAAAATGCTGAAAAGGTACGCAAAGATGGCGCATGGCAAATGTAGTGACGTTCCTTTGGACATACATGCGCATCAGTTCAGGCACGCCAAAGCATCCCATTGGCTTGAAAACGGCATGAACATTGCCCAAATCTCTTATTTGCTTGGGCATGAGAATATCCAAACGACAATGGTATATCTTGACATAACTACCGAACAAGAGGAAAAAGCATTGGAAACGCTTGAGGATGAAAACCAGAGGTGCGTTGGTAAGAAATGGAAATCGGCAAAAGGTAAAATGGAACTTGAGGTTTTCTTGGGTTTGCATAAATGA